In Helicobacter mastomyrinus, a single genomic region encodes these proteins:
- a CDS encoding ribonuclease J — translation MEDKNTPQEQNNQTSKFKSFAERFKKKTPQEQADDMTAFSHTESTPHTPKDTRKAKPYQNRQGNSQNNNEQGQKSFEKRKWQGKNPMTQNQNKNSSHNEPKDGIREVQNANEKGNLGLHKDLKRGVEANTRIQRQSLNPHSKLNLNTKASVRITPLGGLGEIGGNITVIETPNSAIVIDVGMSFPNEDMHGVDILIPDFSYLFAIKDKIAGVIITHAHEDHIGAVPYLFKLLQFPIYGTPLPLGMIGSKFDEHGLSKCRSFFKIVEKRKPIKIGAFEVEWINITHSVIDASALAIRTEAGVILHTGDFKIDHTPIDNLPTDLHRLAHYGEEGVMLLLSDSTNSHRSGTTPSEASVGPTFETLFKEAKGRVIMSTFSSNIHRVYQAIAYGLKFNRKVAVIGRSMEKNLEIARELGYIELPQNIFIEAHEVAKYPDEEVLIVTTGSQGETMSALYRMATDEHRHIKIKPSDMVIISAKAIPGNEGSVSTVLNFLLKAGARVAYQDFSEIHVSGHAAQEEQKLMLRLIKPKFFLPVHGEYNHIAKHKQTAIACGVLEKNIYLMEDGDQIEVNPNYMKKVRSVKNGKTFIDNQINRQIENDVVLDRQALASDGIVIISAKISKERKILETKILSYGLVADKEDKGFEKEMNETLEFMVKNFKAEGFNAKNLENEVHTLFKRHIFKKVKKYPTIVPMIYVV, via the coding sequence ATGGAAGACAAGAACACACCACAGGAACAAAATAACCAAACAAGCAAATTTAAATCATTTGCAGAAAGATTCAAAAAAAAGACCCCTCAAGAACAAGCCGATGATATGACTGCTTTTTCTCATACAGAATCTACTCCACATACACCAAAGGACACGCGTAAAGCAAAACCCTATCAAAACAGACAAGGCAACTCTCAAAATAATAACGAGCAGGGGCAAAAATCATTTGAAAAACGCAAATGGCAGGGCAAAAATCCTATGACTCAAAATCAAAACAAAAATTCATCTCACAATGAGCCAAAAGATGGCATTAGAGAAGTGCAAAATGCAAACGAAAAAGGCAATCTAGGACTACATAAAGATCTTAAAAGAGGCGTAGAGGCAAATACGAGAATCCAACGTCAAAGCCTCAATCCTCATAGCAAACTAAATCTCAACACAAAGGCAAGTGTGCGCATTACACCTCTGGGTGGATTGGGCGAGATTGGCGGGAATATCACCGTGATTGAAACGCCTAATTCTGCCATTGTCATTGATGTGGGTATGAGCTTTCCTAATGAAGATATGCACGGCGTGGATATCCTCATCCCTGATTTTAGCTATCTCTTTGCGATTAAAGACAAAATCGCCGGTGTTATCATCACCCACGCACACGAAGATCATATCGGGGCTGTGCCTTATCTCTTTAAACTCCTGCAATTCCCCATTTATGGCACACCTCTACCGCTTGGTATGATAGGCAGCAAGTTTGATGAACACGGATTAAGCAAATGCCGCTCTTTTTTCAAAATCGTAGAAAAGCGCAAACCCATTAAAATCGGCGCATTTGAAGTAGAATGGATTAATATCACGCATTCTGTGATTGATGCCTCCGCCCTTGCTATACGTACCGAAGCAGGGGTAATCCTACACACAGGAGATTTTAAAATCGACCACACACCTATTGATAATCTCCCCACAGATTTGCATCGTTTAGCCCATTATGGAGAAGAGGGCGTTATGCTTTTGCTAAGCGATTCTACAAATTCCCATCGCAGCGGCACGACACCAAGCGAAGCGAGCGTAGGACCGACATTTGAAACACTTTTTAAAGAAGCTAAAGGGCGTGTGATTATGAGCACATTCTCCTCTAATATTCACCGCGTATATCAGGCTATCGCCTATGGATTGAAATTTAATCGCAAAGTCGCAGTCATCGGGCGCTCTATGGAAAAGAATCTTGAAATCGCCCGTGAGCTAGGCTATATCGAGCTACCTCAAAATATTTTTATCGAAGCGCACGAAGTAGCAAAATATCCCGATGAAGAGGTGCTCATCGTAACGACAGGCTCTCAAGGTGAAACAATGAGCGCACTCTATCGTATGGCAACTGATGAACATCGCCATATCAAAATTAAGCCAAGCGATATGGTTATTATCTCTGCTAAGGCAATTCCGGGCAATGAAGGCTCTGTCTCAACCGTGCTTAACTTCCTCCTTAAAGCTGGGGCAAGAGTAGCATATCAAGACTTTAGCGAGATTCACGTAAGCGGACACGCCGCACAAGAAGAACAAAAGCTTATGCTAAGGCTCATTAAGCCTAAGTTTTTCCTCCCCGTGCACGGTGAATACAATCACATCGCTAAACACAAGCAAACCGCTATCGCCTGTGGTGTGCTCGAAAAAAATATCTACCTTATGGAAGATGGCGACCAAATCGAAGTGAATCCTAACTATATGAAAAAGGTGCGCAGTGTCAAAAATGGTAAAACATTTATTGATAATCAAATCAATCGTCAAATTGAAAATGATGTCGTGCTTGACCGCCAAGCCCTAGCCAGTGATGGCATTGTAATTATTTCTGCAAAGATAAGCAAAGAGCGCAAAATTTTAGAGACCAAAATTTTAAGCTATGGACTTGTAGCAGATAAAGAGGATAAGGGCTTTGAAAAGGAAATGAATGAGACCCTAGAATTTATGGTAAAAAACTTTAAGGCAGAGGGATTTAATGCAAAGAATCTCGAAAATGAGGTGCATACCCTTTTTAAACGGCATATTTTTAAGAAAGTCAAAAAATATCCTACCATCGTGCCAATGATTTATGTCGTGTAG
- a CDS encoding KpsF/GutQ family sugar-phosphate isomerase, whose translation MAKLDYTLIAKDVLSIESKSLLDAAKRLDEEELSAIIERIIHSKGKLIVCGVGKSGLIGTKISATLSSTGTPSVFMHPTEAMHGDLGLVQKDDIILAISYSGKSEELLNIIPHIKRLGNPIITMSKDKNSPLSAMGDYFLDISIEKEACPLNIAPTSSTTLTLALGDALAVCLMKRRNFKANDFASFHPGGALGKQLFVKLKDVMQTDNLPLISPDMPLSQAIIIMSEKRLGNAIITQDNALWGILSDGDLRRAMMNADFRLDAPVSAYATRSPKTCDNPNILAFDALKMMEANKIQLLIITDKQNHIQGVIHLHTLIAAGLK comes from the coding sequence ATGGCAAAGCTAGATTACACCCTCATTGCAAAAGATGTCCTGAGTATAGAATCTAAAAGTTTACTTGATGCTGCAAAGCGACTTGATGAGGAGGAATTAAGCGCGATTATAGAGAGGATTATCCACTCTAAAGGAAAGCTTATCGTATGTGGGGTGGGCAAAAGTGGGCTTATCGGCACGAAAATCTCTGCCACGCTTTCTAGCACAGGCACGCCAAGTGTATTTATGCACCCCACAGAGGCTATGCACGGGGATTTAGGCTTAGTGCAAAAAGATGATATTATCCTTGCGATTAGTTATAGTGGCAAAAGTGAGGAATTACTCAACATCATTCCGCATATCAAACGTTTGGGGAATCCTATCATCACAATGAGCAAGGATAAAAACTCTCCTTTATCCGCGATGGGTGATTATTTTTTAGACATTAGTATAGAAAAGGAAGCCTGTCCGCTTAATATCGCCCCTACGAGTTCTACAACGCTCACCCTCGCACTTGGTGACGCCCTAGCCGTGTGTTTGATGAAAAGACGCAATTTTAAGGCAAATGATTTCGCCTCTTTCCACCCCGGCGGTGCATTAGGTAAACAACTCTTTGTAAAACTCAAAGATGTAATGCAAACAGACAATCTGCCCCTTATCTCGCCTGATATGCCACTCTCTCAAGCTATTATCATAATGAGTGAAAAACGACTAGGCAACGCCATAATCACACAAGATAATGCGCTATGGGGGATTTTAAGCGATGGGGATTTGCGCAGAGCGATGATGAATGCTGATTTTCGCCTTGACGCTCCTGTGAGTGCATATGCTACGCGCTCTCCAAAAACTTGCGATAATCCAAATATTCTTGCCTTTGACGCACTCAAAATGATGGAGGCAAACAAGATTCAGCTACTTATCATCACAGATAAGCAAAATCATATACAAGGTGTTATACACTTACATACTTTGATTGCAGCGGGATTAAAATAG
- a CDS encoding DUF2443 family protein, with protein sequence MFEKIDEIFKNIEDIRDDITILLNIAKISLVDYIMIKRGSQDMPEHLGFDLLAQIDVEIEKLKAQIDALNKLKRELLVF encoded by the coding sequence ATGTTTGAAAAAATAGATGAAATTTTTAAAAATATTGAGGATATTCGCGATGATATTACCATATTGCTCAATATCGCTAAAATCTCGCTTGTAGATTATATTATGATTAAGCGCGGCTCACAGGATATGCCCGAACATCTTGGTTTTGATTTACTCGCACAAATTGATGTTGAAATAGAAAAGCTCAAGGCACAAATTGACGCACTTAATAAACTTAAACGAGAACTCCTTGTATTTTAA
- a CDS encoding TonB-dependent receptor plug domain-containing protein, which produces MKIIPYSTLVASLLSSFAIADSLDSANNQMGGGHSQESSQNVDDENVRKVNLGRSVVSASGYEQDIKDAPASIAIIPREEILTRPIRDLGDAVQDIPGVYVEAGKTGGNTISMRGLGSAYTLILIDGKRQNVAQGFDANGFNGTFTSFMPPASMIERIEVIRGPASIIYGSDAMGGVINIITKKHSDRFSRESNLRLHFPNILKPLVLNME; this is translated from the coding sequence ATGAAAATTATTCCGTATAGCACCTTAGTAGCAAGTTTGCTAAGTAGCTTTGCAATCGCAGATTCGCTAGATTCAGCAAATAACCAAATGGGGGGGGGGCATAGCCAAGAATCAAGTCAAAATGTAGATGATGAAAATGTCCGCAAGGTTAATCTAGGGCGCTCTGTGGTAAGTGCTTCAGGCTATGAGCAAGATATAAAAGATGCTCCGGCAAGTATAGCCATTATCCCACGTGAGGAAATACTCACTCGCCCTATTAGAGACCTAGGCGATGCGGTGCAAGATATTCCGGGTGTGTATGTGGAAGCCGGAAAAACAGGGGGTAATACCATTTCTATGCGTGGGCTTGGCTCAGCTTATACGCTTATCCTTATTGATGGCAAACGACAAAATGTCGCTCAAGGCTTTGATGCTAATGGCTTTAATGGCACCTTTACTTCCTTTATGCCTCCTGCTAGTATGATAGAGAGGATCGAGGTTATTCGAGGACCTGCTTCTATCATCTATGGAAGCGATGCAATGGGTGGGGTGATAAATATCATTACTAAAAAACATAGCGATAGATTTAGCAGGGAATCCAACTTGAGACTACACTTTCCCAACATCCTCAAACCTTTGGTCCTCAATATGGAATAA
- a CDS encoding TonB-dependent receptor domain-containing protein, with protein sequence MNQYFSTTLGLRYNYSDIFKAIPNPRFYVNYNPTDWLTFKAGIATGVLVPQLSYLYEGYTLSTDRGNNNTTTASYGNKNLKPEQSVSYELSAILDTEPAMLILTGFYTDFNNKISSVTGIQPGTTIDGVLCDAAGANQCAFYRNLDSAMLTGAETSFKLKPIYGISLDASYGFTYSRTLSVSNANQEFLVGEPINNIPKHKFTIKPNYHYKNFDAYIRWSGNFQTPTSAVQQSSLATSARGLVGKYYKDYQLVDIAATYKFNKTYALTFAVNNLLDVKFYDPDNLITYSSGRGGTSYINPYQRILPARAYWISFRADW encoded by the coding sequence ATCAATCAATACTTTAGCACGACTCTAGGCTTACGCTACAATTACAGCGATATTTTTAAGGCTATCCCTAATCCTCGATTCTATGTGAATTACAATCCTACCGATTGGCTTACTTTTAAGGCTGGCATTGCCACAGGGGTGCTTGTGCCACAGCTTAGCTATCTCTATGAGGGTTATACGTTAAGCACCGATAGGGGTAACAATAACACAACCACGGCATCTTATGGTAATAAAAACCTAAAGCCCGAGCAGAGTGTGAGCTATGAGCTAAGCGCTATTCTTGATACTGAACCAGCTATGCTAATATTAACCGGATTCTATACAGATTTTAATAATAAAATTTCAAGCGTTACAGGCATTCAACCCGGAACTACTATCGATGGTGTATTATGTGATGCAGCGGGTGCTAATCAATGTGCCTTTTATCGCAACCTTGATAGTGCTATGCTCACAGGAGCAGAGACAAGCTTTAAGCTAAAGCCTATTTATGGAATCTCTCTTGATGCAAGTTATGGATTTACTTATTCAAGAACACTTAGTGTCTCTAATGCAAATCAAGAATTTCTTGTAGGTGAGCCTATAAACAATATTCCTAAACATAAATTTACCATTAAGCCAAACTATCACTATAAGAACTTTGATGCCTATATTCGCTGGAGTGGTAACTTCCAAACACCCACTTCCGCAGTGCAACAAAGCAGTCTTGCTACAAGTGCGCGAGGACTTGTAGGGAAGTATTATAAAGATTATCAGTTAGTAGATATTGCGGCTACCTATAAGTTTAATAAAACTTATGCCCTCACTTTTGCGGTGAATAATCTCCTTGATGTGAAATTCTATGATCCAGATAATTTGATTACTTATAGCAGTGGAAGGGGTGGCACATCATATATTAATCCCTATCAAAGAATCTTGCCCGCAAGAGCATATTGGATAAGTTTTAGGGCGGATTGGTAA
- a CDS encoding transaldolase — MPLDFSLWCDFIQKDFLEKEFVSLVDSGAIQGATSNPSIFAQSLKTSAYAAAIQALKGAKPKAIYEHLAIADIKRAAEILKPLWDKDKSKGFVSIEIDPFLSENAAKSIDEGIRLYNAIAMPNVMIKVPATPAGYEVMNALTQRGINVNATLIFTPNQAKECAIALKEGIQTSHIQAVISVFVSRFDRAVDTHLEQHLQAKMGIINAMDCYGEIEHFKVDSIRTLFASTGVKSGDLPPSYYIDSLILPHSVNTAPLEAIRAYENSTNKAQKSLISAQERNAFWGEVSKAGINYQNLSQKLLDEGLIAFQKSFEDMLRAL; from the coding sequence ATGCCGCTTGATTTTAGCTTATGGTGTGATTTTATCCAAAAGGATTTTTTAGAAAAGGAATTTGTTTCATTGGTAGATTCAGGGGCAATACAAGGAGCGACAAGCAATCCTAGCATTTTCGCTCAAAGCCTTAAAACCTCCGCCTATGCAGCAGCTATACAAGCCCTCAAAGGCGCGAAGCCCAAGGCGATTTATGAGCATCTTGCCATAGCAGATATTAAGAGGGCAGCAGAGATTCTAAAGCCTTTGTGGGATAAAGATAAGAGCAAGGGTTTTGTAAGCATTGAAATCGACCCATTTTTGAGTGAAAATGCTGCTAAAAGTATAGATGAGGGCATAAGACTCTATAATGCCATAGCTATGCCTAATGTGATGATTAAAGTCCCAGCTACTCCCGCAGGATATGAAGTGATGAATGCTCTTACACAAAGGGGTATAAATGTCAATGCCACACTTATTTTCACACCAAATCAAGCCAAAGAATGTGCCATTGCATTAAAAGAGGGCATACAAACCTCACACATTCAAGCTGTGATTAGTGTATTTGTCTCACGTTTTGATAGGGCGGTAGATACTCATTTAGAGCAGCATTTACAGGCTAAAATGGGCATTATCAATGCGATGGATTGCTATGGGGAAATTGAGCATTTCAAAGTGGATTCTATCCGCACACTTTTTGCTTCTACAGGCGTGAAAAGCGGGGATTTACCACCAAGCTATTATATTGATAGCTTGATTTTACCTCATAGTGTGAATACTGCACCGCTTGAGGCGATTAGAGCTTATGAAAATAGCACAAACAAAGCACAAAAATCACTGATTAGCGCACAAGAGCGCAACGCATTTTGGGGGGAGGTAAGCAAAGCGGGGATAAATTATCAAAATTTATCACAAAAGCTTTTAGATGAAGGGCTTATAGCCTTTCAAAAGAGCTTTGAGGATATGCTTAGGGCTTTATAG
- a CDS encoding protein-disulfide isomerase yields the protein MKKFEKILQYMAFLALFSTLCFGASFEETLKETLKKSAKQDVKIIKIQNLTSTPDVKLVLIAVGDMQIPIFASKDGKVVIGVSNVFFADKSEDMGAVSNLIKQTDTSSKPDNATLETFFKKIAKDEYIILHSPNKNVKKITYIVSDPNCPSCQKELQGVEKRLVDSDVYMLIVGFVGQDSPLKASMIRDRLLDAKDNKQKLSVLREVYTPHSKVPTNYLNIDTKDTMKINQKVVDAGIKSVPFIYESKK from the coding sequence ATGAAAAAATTTGAAAAAATCTTGCAATATATGGCTTTTTTAGCACTTTTTAGCACGTTGTGTTTCGGGGCGAGTTTTGAGGAGACACTTAAAGAGACATTGAAAAAAAGTGCAAAACAAGATGTAAAGATCATCAAAATCCAAAATCTCACCTCAACACCTGATGTGAAGCTCGTGCTAATAGCCGTAGGCGATATGCAAATACCCATTTTTGCCAGCAAAGATGGCAAAGTGGTAATTGGTGTCTCAAATGTATTTTTTGCCGACAAAAGCGAGGATATGGGAGCTGTGAGCAATCTCATTAAGCAGACAGACACCAGCTCTAAGCCTGATAATGCTACTCTTGAAACATTTTTTAAAAAAATTGCTAAAGATGAATACATCATCCTTCATTCCCCCAATAAAAATGTGAAAAAAATCACCTATATTGTTTCTGATCCTAATTGCCCCTCCTGTCAAAAGGAATTGCAGGGTGTTGAAAAGCGATTGGTAGATTCTGATGTGTATATGCTGATTGTTGGCTTTGTGGGGCAAGATTCACCACTGAAGGCGAGTATGATACGCGATAGATTGCTTGATGCAAAGGACAATAAGCAAAAGCTTAGTGTGCTAAGAGAAGTCTATACCCCGCATTCTAAGGTGCCTACAAACTACCTTAACATTGATACAAAGGACACGATGAAAATCAATCAAAAAGTTGTAGATGCGGGTATCAAAAGTGTGCCATTTATTTATGAGAGCAAAAAATAG
- the folK gene encoding 2-amino-4-hydroxy-6-hydroxymethyldihydropteridine diphosphokinase has product MLIDNKGKKAGILSSKHYPFQASYTKQWRNMAVFSLGSNIPKAHKHSIMILESLFMWLKAHSRLHICATSPIWRNPPFGFKMQNDFYNAIMICQSDMGLREIYRLMFYAERRFGRGRKRAFKNAPRTLDIDLIYFNTLRVNLSHLQIPHKHYKERPSVMLPLSFMECF; this is encoded by the coding sequence ATGTTAATAGACAATAAGGGTAAAAAAGCAGGGATTCTAAGCTCAAAGCATTATCCTTTTCAAGCCTCATATACAAAGCAATGGCGCAATATGGCGGTATTTTCTCTAGGATCAAATATCCCAAAGGCACACAAGCATAGCATAATGATTTTAGAATCGCTCTTTATGTGGCTAAAGGCACATTCCCGCCTCCATATTTGCGCTACTTCTCCTATATGGCGTAATCCTCCCTTTGGCTTTAAAATGCAAAATGACTTTTATAATGCGATTATGATATGTCAAAGTGATATGGGTCTAAGGGAGATATATAGGCTGATGTTTTATGCGGAACGGCGGTTTGGGCGAGGACGAAAAAGGGCTTTTAAAAACGCCCCTCGCACTCTTGATATAGATTTAATCTATTTTAACACCCTACGTGTGAATCTCTCTCACCTGCAAATCCCACATAAACACTACAAAGAGCGTCCATCGGTAATGCTGCCATTAAGTTTTATGGAATGCTTCTAG
- the fabI gene encoding enoyl-ACP reductase FabI: protein MSGILAGKKGLIVGVANNRSIAYGIAKACKVQGADLAFTFLNESLEKRVRPIAEEFGAKERVYELDVGKEEHFNALFNAIKKDLGGLDFIVHSVAFAPKDALEGDFIQTSKQAFNTAMEISVYSLIELSRTMLPLLNPNAAILTLTYLGSVKYVTNYNVMGVAKAALESSVRYLAYDLGKQGIRVNAISAGPIKTLAASGISDFNIMLKWNEANAPLRENVSIDQVGNAAMYLLSPLASGVTGEVHYVDAGYNIMGMCATEQVDGKITPRWDILRS from the coding sequence ATGTCTGGAATCTTAGCAGGGAAAAAGGGGTTAATCGTAGGTGTAGCAAATAACCGCTCTATTGCTTATGGTATCGCCAAAGCGTGTAAGGTACAAGGAGCAGATTTAGCTTTTACATTTTTAAACGAATCCTTAGAGAAAAGAGTGCGCCCTATCGCAGAGGAGTTTGGGGCAAAGGAGCGCGTGTATGAGCTTGATGTGGGTAAAGAGGAGCATTTTAACGCACTTTTTAACGCGATCAAAAAGGATTTGGGAGGACTTGATTTTATCGTGCATTCTGTGGCATTCGCTCCTAAAGATGCGCTAGAAGGGGACTTTATCCAAACGAGCAAACAAGCCTTTAATACCGCTATGGAAATCTCTGTATATTCACTCATCGAACTCTCCCGCACTATGCTTCCCTTGCTTAATCCAAATGCGGCGATTCTCACACTTACCTATCTTGGTAGTGTCAAATATGTAACAAACTACAATGTTATGGGCGTGGCAAAAGCTGCCTTAGAATCTTCTGTGCGCTATCTTGCCTATGACTTGGGAAAACAAGGCATTCGTGTCAATGCTATCTCCGCAGGTCCTATTAAAACCTTAGCTGCAAGTGGAATAAGTGATTTTAATATTATGCTCAAATGGAATGAAGCAAATGCGCCATTGCGTGAGAATGTGAGTATTGACCAGGTAGGAAATGCAGCGATGTATTTGCTCAGTCCTCTTGCAAGTGGCGTTACCGGTGAGGTGCATTATGTCGATGCAGGATATAATATTATGGGTATGTGTGCCACCGAGCAAGTCGATGGCAAAATCACACCGCGTTGGGATATTTTACGCTCTTAA